The genomic stretch ACTTTAGAGGTAACGTTAGATCACGTAACTCCATATTTCTTAGAGTTAACAGCATTCTATACGTACTTCCCTGTTAACAAAAAAGTTGCTGAAGCAAACGACAAATGGTACACAGATGCTGGTGAGAACTACGTATCAAACGGACCATTCAAAATGACTGAGTGGAAGCACAACGATGAAATCGTATTAGAAGCAAACGACACTTACTGGGATAAAGACACAGTAAAACTTGAAAAAATCAATATGTATATGATTAACGATCCAAATACTGGACTTTCAATGTTTGATAAAGGTGAACTTGATTGGGCTGGTAGTCCATTAGGTACATTACCTACTGATGCAATTCCTCAGTTAAAAGAAAAAGGTAACCTGAATATTGAAGTGAAAACGGGTACTTACATGTACAAGTTTAACACTCAAGAAAAAGCTTTAAGTAATGCAAAAGTTCGTAAGGCATTAACTTACGCAATTGATCGTAAAGCGATTGTAGAAAACGTTACAAAAGCTGAGCAAGTTCCAGCATTAGCAATGGTTCCACCACAAGCATATGGTGATGAAAAGAACGAACTATTCAAAGATGCTGATGTTAAAGAAGCGAAAAAACTTCTTGACGAAGGTTTAAAAGAACTAGGTATGTCTGAATTACCTGCAATTAAGGTTTCTTATAATACTGATGAAGGCCACCAAAAGATTGCACAAGCAATCCAAGATATGTGGAGCAAAAACTTAGGTATAAAAGTTGAACTAAATAACCAAGAGTGGAACGTATACATTGATGAGTTACAAAAAGGTAACTATCAAGTTGGACGTATGGGCTGGATTGGTGACTTCAACGATCCAATTACATTCTTAGAAATGTTCAAAGATAAAGACGGTGGAAACAACGATACGTTCTGGGAAAATGCAGAGTATAAAAAGCTAATTGATGCTTCTCGCGGTGAAACAGACGTTGAGAAACGCTTAGACATCTTAAAACAAGCAGAAAAAATCTTAATGGATGAAATGCCAGCGGCACCAATCTATTACTATACTGATTCTTGGGTTCAAGATGAAAGCTTAAAAGATGTTGTTGTACTATCTACAGGTGATATCCAGTTAAAATGGGCTCACTTTGAGTAATAACTAGTTTTCACAAGTATATGGGGGTGATTCCTTACCCCCATATACTTTTCTGTTTAAAGAGCGAAAAATGTTAAATTATGGAGGTGTTTGTCGATGCTTAAATATATTAGTAAACGTTTGTTGTACATGTTCCTATCGCTTTTCCTTATTGTTTCAGCAACGTTCTTCTTAATGAGAGCAGCACCTGGGGGACCATTCTCAGCAGAGAAAAAGCTTCCACCAGAAATTCAAGCAAACCTAAATGAATTCTACGGGTTTGATCAACCACTATATGTTCAATACTTCGACTATCTAAAATCTGTTGCAACCCTTGATTTCGGACCATCGTTTAAATACAAAGGTCAAACAGTTAATGATCTAATTAGCAACGGTTTTCCAGTTTCTTTTATGCTAGGAATGGAAGCTATTTTATTAGCGCTTGCACTTGGAGTGCTGTTAGGAGTCATTTCGGCTTTAAAACATAATAAATGGCAGGACTACACGGCGATGATTATTGCAGTGCTTGGAATATCGGTACCAAGCTTTATCATGGCAACAGCATTACAATATTTCCTGGCTATGAAATTAGGGATTTTTCCGGTTGCGCGTTGGGAATCATGGGCACATACATTTTTGCCAGCCCTCGCTTTAGCATCTACTCCAATGGCGTTCATCGCAAGGTTAACGCGTTCCAGTATGCTTGAAGTTCTGAGTAATGATTATATTCGAACAGCAAAAGCAAAAGGTTTAAGTAAATCAGTTATTACGGTGAAGCATGCAATGCGAAACGCTATGCTACCAGTTGTTTCTTACATTGGACCACTGACAGCAGGTATTTTAACAGGAAGTTTCGTTATTGAAAAAATCTTTGGTATTCCAGGCTTAGGCCTTCACTTCGTAACAAGCATTACAAACCGTGACTACACGGTTATCATGGGCGTAACGGTCTTCTATAGTATCTTATTATTAGCGTCTGTTTTAATCGTTGATATCCTATACGGATTAATTGATCCACGTATTAAGCTAAGCGGCGGAAAGAAAGGAGCGTAACGAGCGATGCAACAAATTCCAAAAAATATGTTTGAACCAGCATCAGTTGATGCAAACGAAGCAGAGAAGATTTCAAAGCCAAGTTTATCATTTTGGAAAGATGTAGGCTTGCGCTTTCGAGAAAATAAATTAGCGATGTTTGGTGTTATATTACTAGCCTTATTAGTATTCATGGCAATTTTCGGGCCGATGATGACGCCTTATGATTACAAAACAAATGACTTAATGAATACGAACCAACCACCTTCATCAGAACATTGGTTTGGAACAGATGACCTTGGTCGTGATGTGTTTACAAGAACATGGGAAGGTGCGCGTATCTCGTTATTTATCGGTTTATCTGCGGCTTTAATTGATTTATTCATCGGTGTTATTTGGGGAAGTATTTCTGGATATCGCGGTGGACGTACAGATGAAGCAATGATGCGTTTTGCAGATATTTTATACGGTGTTCCATATTTGCTTCTTGTTATTCTTTTAATGGTTGTATTAGAGCAAGGTTTAGGTACAATGATTCTTGCGATGACCATCACTGGATGGATTAACATGGCACGTATCGTTCGTGGACAAGTACTACAGTTGAAAAACCAAGAGTACGTGATGGCAGCTCAAACGCTTGGAGCAGATACAAAACGAATTTTATTTAAGCACTTAATTCCAAACTCGATGGGACCAATTTTGGTAACAATGACGTTAACAATTCCATCAGCAATTTTTACAGAAGCTTTCTTAAGTTATTTAGGACTAGGTGTTCCTGCACCTCTTGCAAGTTGGGGAACAATGGCTTCTGATGGATTACCAGCATTAGAATACTATCCATGGCGTTTATTCTTCCCAGCAACGTTTATCTGCTTAACAATCTTAGCATTTAACGTAATTGGTGACGGACTGCGCGATGCATTAGATCCAAAACTACGTAAGTAAGGAAGTGAAACCTATGTCACGTTTATTAGATGTAAAAGATTTGGAAGTTTCATTCCAAACATACGGTGGAGAAGTTAAAGCTGTGCGAGGTGTTAACTTCCACTTAAATAAAGGTGAAACGCTCGCAATTGTAGGTGAGTCGGGCTCAGGAAAAAGTGTAACATCACAAACAATTATGCGCCTTATTCCAATGCCACCAGGCCGAATTAATAAAGGTCAAATTTTATTTGACGGTGTCGATCTTGTACAGAAAACAGATAAACAGATGGAAGCAATCCGCGGGAAAGATATCGGGATGATTTTCCAAGACCCGATGACATCTTTAAACCCAACAATGAAAGTTGGTAGTCAAATCTCTG from Bacillus sp. 1780r2a1 encodes the following:
- a CDS encoding peptide ABC transporter substrate-binding protein, giving the protein MKKRLSILFSMLLVMSLFLAACGFGGSDSGSSKDKEGGSGDGSKEQALRVNINTEPFSLNPGLANDSVSGNVLRQTFEGLTRLDKDGKPTEAMAESIDVSEDKLTYTFKIREDAKWTNGDPVTAQDFEYAWKWVLDAKNESQYAEMMYYLKGGEAAHKGEGSIDDVGVKVVDDKTLEVTLDHVTPYFLELTAFYTYFPVNKKVAEANDKWYTDAGENYVSNGPFKMTEWKHNDEIVLEANDTYWDKDTVKLEKINMYMINDPNTGLSMFDKGELDWAGSPLGTLPTDAIPQLKEKGNLNIEVKTGTYMYKFNTQEKALSNAKVRKALTYAIDRKAIVENVTKAEQVPALAMVPPQAYGDEKNELFKDADVKEAKKLLDEGLKELGMSELPAIKVSYNTDEGHQKIAQAIQDMWSKNLGIKVELNNQEWNVYIDELQKGNYQVGRMGWIGDFNDPITFLEMFKDKDGGNNDTFWENAEYKKLIDASRGETDVEKRLDILKQAEKILMDEMPAAPIYYYTDSWVQDESLKDVVVLSTGDIQLKWAHFE
- a CDS encoding ABC transporter permease — its product is MLKYISKRLLYMFLSLFLIVSATFFLMRAAPGGPFSAEKKLPPEIQANLNEFYGFDQPLYVQYFDYLKSVATLDFGPSFKYKGQTVNDLISNGFPVSFMLGMEAILLALALGVLLGVISALKHNKWQDYTAMIIAVLGISVPSFIMATALQYFLAMKLGIFPVARWESWAHTFLPALALASTPMAFIARLTRSSMLEVLSNDYIRTAKAKGLSKSVITVKHAMRNAMLPVVSYIGPLTAGILTGSFVIEKIFGIPGLGLHFVTSITNRDYTVIMGVTVFYSILLLASVLIVDILYGLIDPRIKLSGGKKGA
- a CDS encoding ABC transporter permease, with the translated sequence MQQIPKNMFEPASVDANEAEKISKPSLSFWKDVGLRFRENKLAMFGVILLALLVFMAIFGPMMTPYDYKTNDLMNTNQPPSSEHWFGTDDLGRDVFTRTWEGARISLFIGLSAALIDLFIGVIWGSISGYRGGRTDEAMMRFADILYGVPYLLLVILLMVVLEQGLGTMILAMTITGWINMARIVRGQVLQLKNQEYVMAAQTLGADTKRILFKHLIPNSMGPILVTMTLTIPSAIFTEAFLSYLGLGVPAPLASWGTMASDGLPALEYYPWRLFFPATFICLTILAFNVIGDGLRDALDPKLRK